A genomic segment from Janthinobacterium sp. 64 encodes:
- a CDS encoding S1 family peptidase: protein MKLSDYAFLLASLCAGAGAHAAPAPAPAAAHTASTPPIKPPPATAAPAATEHATLPPPSSAAQKLYTAARADILQVRVLLKNGRTQSSVGSGFLIGTGDLVVSNYHVVSQFALDPDTYVGEWVDTSGQRGNVELLAVDVLHDLAVLRVNRRGTGFFKMPEPLAPLTQGQYLYSMGNPLDLGFAISEGSYNGVVTRSFYDQLMFTGPINAGMSGGPSVTANGDVAGVNVSKRLDGELVSFLVPARYAQQLLARVAQQGKAPKDFKPLVTAQLLAHQEVMLARLLGTPLSLKAMGPYRVPVRESDQMRCWGRSNVKSDKPYMLDNTSCAMESAIFISGALQTGQVSMRHEFLRSSELGALRFSELASASFKNESFGSYKSVNLTGPQCTEQFVKNKTLPLRAVLCVRAYRKFTGLYDFALLAASTDEPLMSLQSRIDARGVSYANGMRVTRTFLEALSRAPSTTSSRKP from the coding sequence TGAAATTATCTGACTACGCCTTCCTGCTGGCCAGCCTGTGCGCTGGCGCAGGCGCCCACGCGGCCCCGGCACCTGCGCCAGCCGCGGCTCACACCGCCTCGACTCCCCCCATCAAACCGCCGCCGGCCACCGCCGCGCCCGCCGCGACCGAACATGCAACATTGCCGCCGCCCTCGTCGGCCGCGCAAAAACTGTACACGGCCGCGCGCGCCGACATCCTGCAAGTGCGCGTGCTGCTGAAAAACGGCCGCACGCAATCGTCGGTGGGCTCGGGCTTCTTGATCGGCACGGGCGACCTGGTGGTGAGCAACTATCACGTCGTGTCGCAATTCGCGCTCGACCCCGATACCTATGTGGGCGAGTGGGTCGACACGAGCGGCCAGCGCGGCAATGTGGAATTGCTGGCCGTCGACGTACTGCACGACCTGGCCGTGCTGCGCGTCAACCGCCGCGGCACGGGCTTTTTCAAGATGCCGGAACCGCTGGCACCGCTGACCCAGGGCCAGTACCTGTATTCGATGGGCAATCCGCTGGACCTGGGTTTTGCCATTTCGGAAGGATCCTATAATGGCGTCGTCACGCGCAGCTTTTACGACCAGCTGATGTTTACGGGCCCGATCAATGCCGGCATGAGCGGCGGCCCCAGCGTCACGGCGAATGGCGACGTGGCCGGAGTAAACGTCTCGAAACGCCTCGATGGCGAACTCGTCAGTTTCCTCGTGCCGGCCCGCTATGCCCAGCAATTGCTGGCCAGGGTGGCGCAGCAAGGCAAGGCGCCGAAAGACTTCAAGCCGCTGGTGACGGCGCAGCTGCTGGCGCACCAGGAAGTGATGCTGGCGCGCCTGCTGGGCACGCCCCTGAGCCTGAAAGCCATGGGCCCGTACCGCGTGCCCGTGCGCGAGTCCGACCAGATGCGCTGCTGGGGCCGCTCCAACGTCAAGTCCGACAAGCCCTACATGCTCGACAACACCAGCTGCGCCATGGAATCGGCGATCTTCATCTCGGGCGCCCTGCAGACGGGGCAAGTGTCGATGCGCCACGAATTTTTGCGCAGCAGCGAACTGGGCGCGCTGCGCTTTTCCGAGCTGGCCAGCGCCTCGTTCAAGAATGAAAGTTTCGGCAGCTACAAGAGCGTGAACCTGACCGGCCCGCAATGCACCGAACAGTTCGTCAAGAACAAGACGCTTCCCCTGCGCGCCGTGCTGTGCGTGCGCGCCTACCGCAAGTTTACGGGACTGTACGACTTTGCCCTGCTGGCCGCCAGCACCGACGAGCCACTGATGAGCCTGCAAAGCCGCATCGACGCGCGCGGCGTGTCGTACGCCAACGGCATGCGCGTCACGCGCACCTTCCTCGAAGCGCTGTCGCGCGCGCCCTCCACCACCAGCAGCCGCAAGCCATGA
- a CDS encoding FHA domain-containing protein yields MKPPYYLEILAENGEVRQRQRIESLPIRIGRGYDNDFILDDAHTAAQHAIVEDDGAGGLLLRDLGSQNGVIHRGQRQLQVAMSGNSIVRLGHTRLRVRASDHPVAPELGDTTRHDWEGLRPAVAGLAMIGASAAFSNWLSDADAFEPISYLMVIATALAGGLVWASVWGVANRLFGHVARFGRHLFIIGCGLLAMEVWELGSNVAAYALSLEALTRYGRHMFIVIICVMIYYHLCTIKPQHPRRFGLVAVVLAIIGSTLILLSNLQISGRLADETYMSVIYPPVLRVSPDHTTDAFFRDAAGLQRAVDAERGKAAKGADDDEDSGDA; encoded by the coding sequence ATGAAGCCGCCCTATTACCTTGAAATCCTCGCCGAGAATGGCGAAGTGCGGCAGCGCCAGCGGATCGAGTCCCTGCCGATCCGCATCGGCCGCGGCTACGACAACGACTTCATCCTCGACGACGCGCATACGGCGGCCCAGCACGCCATCGTCGAGGACGACGGCGCAGGTGGCCTGCTGCTGCGCGACCTGGGCAGCCAGAATGGCGTGATCCACCGGGGACAGCGGCAATTGCAAGTGGCCATGAGCGGCAACAGCATCGTGCGCCTCGGCCACACGCGCCTGCGCGTGCGCGCCAGCGACCATCCGGTGGCGCCCGAACTGGGCGACACGACCCGGCACGACTGGGAAGGCTTGCGCCCGGCCGTCGCCGGCCTGGCCATGATCGGCGCCTCGGCCGCCTTCAGCAACTGGCTCAGTGATGCGGATGCCTTCGAGCCGATTTCCTACCTGATGGTCATCGCCACCGCGCTGGCCGGCGGCCTCGTGTGGGCGTCGGTCTGGGGCGTGGCAAACCGGCTGTTCGGCCATGTGGCGCGCTTCGGCCGTCACCTGTTCATCATCGGCTGCGGCTTGCTGGCCATGGAAGTGTGGGAACTGGGCAGCAACGTGGCGGCGTATGCGCTGTCGCTGGAAGCGCTTACGCGCTACGGACGGCATATGTTCATCGTCATCATCTGCGTCATGATCTACTACCATTTGTGCACGATCAAGCCGCAGCATCCGCGCCGCTTCGGCCTCGTCGCCGTCGTGCTGGCGATCATTGGCTCGACCCTGATCCTGCTGAGCAACCTGCAGATCAGCGGCCGCCTTGCCGACGAGACATACATGTCGGTCATTTACCCTCCGGTCCTGCGTGTGAGCCCGGATCACACGACGGACGCCTTCTTCCGCGATGCGGCCGGCTTGCAGCGCGCCGTCGATGCCGAGCGGGGCAAGGCAGCCAAGGGCGCCGACGACGACGAAGACAGCGGCGATGCATAG